One region of Vigna angularis cultivar LongXiaoDou No.4 chromosome 10, ASM1680809v1, whole genome shotgun sequence genomic DNA includes:
- the LOC108335008 gene encoding GDSL esterase/lipase At2g03980: MIIHQLAFLANASHFRKRIVPALYVFGDSTVDAGNNNNLNTLAKANAFPYGIDFNNCSTGRFSNGKTFADLIAIRLGLPMPPPYLGVPKFGRHKVITGINYASGSCGILNSTRSGDCLSLDKQIEYFTSTVVNDLPRSIHSKTKLRHYLVNSIYLLSIGSNDYMLNYFKYPNGTNNNLNPEKYADYLLGQLASRIKRIYDLGARKFVVSRIGQIGCTPTCVIRTPYSQECNEDINQKVKHYSDKLTGKLQELQTQLSHSIFINLDNYNFSQKIRNSPEDFGFKNIFDSCVQGKKPCANRNEYYFFDFAHPTEVTNQIYANECFGGTQLCLPYNIQKLIHGY, encoded by the exons ATGATAATCCATCAATTAGCATTCTTGGCCAATGCCTCACATTTTAGAAAGAGGATTGTGCCAGCTTTGTACGTTTTTGGTGATTCAACTGTAGACGCGGGAAACaacaacaatctcaacacaCTTGCCAAGGCAAATGCATTTCCCTATGGCATTGACTTCAATAACTGTTCCACAGGAAGGTTTAGCAATGGAAAAACCTTTGCTGATCTTATTG CTATTAGATTGGGTTTGCCAATGCCACCTCCATACTTGGGTGTGCCCAAGTTTGGAAGACATAAAGTAATCACAGGAATTAACTATGCATCTGGCTCTTGTGGAATCTTGAATTCAACCAGATCA GGAGATTGCTTGTCTTTAGACAAACAAATTGAATACTTCACCTCAACTGTGGTCAATGATCTTCCAAGAAGCATACATAGCAAAACAAAACTAAGGCATTACTTAGTCAATTCCATATATCTCTTATCAATTGGATCTAATGATTACATGTTGAATTATTTCAAGTACCCAAATGGAACCAATAACAATCTAAATCCAGAAAAATATGCAGATTACCTACTTGGACAATTGGCTTCACGTATCAAG AGAATTTATGATCTTGGAGCTCGAAAGTTTGTGGTAAGTAGAATTGGTCAAATTGGATGCACACCAACATGTGTTATAAGGACACCGTATTCCCAAGAATGCAATGAAGATATAAATCAAAAGGTCAAACACTACTCAGACAAACTCACCGGGAAGCTACAAGAGTTGCAAACCCAACTCTCACATTCAATCTTCATTAATTTGGATAATTACAATTTCTCCcagaaaataagaaattctCCTGAAGACTTTG gattcaaaaatatttttgactcGTGTGTCCAAGGAAAGAAACCTTGTGCAAATCggaatgaatattatttttttgacttTGCTCATCCTACTGAAGTTACAAATCAAATATATGCAAATGAGTGCTTTGGTGGAACCCAATTATGTCTTCCTTATAATATTCAAAAATTGATTCatggatattaa
- the LOC108335594 gene encoding olee1-like protein yields MARSFGVVVLFVSVLCFSSALARKTPEKFFVEGKIYCDPCHFAFESRLSFPLSGVNVTLECINEQNNTVSYTKESRTDANGLYSIPVHGDHEDDICVVVADSPNEGECKEVMPNKSDRIILTNNMGAASRARYVNPLGFMTQTIDSQCNVVVHELGLDNLDD; encoded by the exons ATGGCAAGGTCATTTGGTGTTGTTGTCCTCTTTGTCTCAGTTTTGTGCTTCTCCTCTGCATTGGCTCGCAAAACACCTGAAAAATTCTTCGTTGAAGGCAAGATTTATTGTGATCCTTGCCACTTTGCATTTGAGTCTAGACTCAGCTTCCCCTTGTCAG GTGTGAATGTGACTCTGGAATGCATCAACGAACAAAATAACACAGTGAGTTATACAAAGGAAAGCAGAACTGATGCAAATGGGTTGTACAGCATCCCTGTCCATGGTGATCATGAGGATGACATCTGTGTGGTAGTTGCAGACTCACCAAATGAGGGAGAATGCAAAGAGGTAATGCCAAACAAGTCCGATAGGATCATCCTCACCAACAACATGGGTGCTGCCTCTAGGGCACGCTACGTCAACCCCCTTGGTTTCATGACACAGACAATTGATTCCCAATGCAACGTCGTTGTTCACGAATTAGGACTCGACAACCTTGATGACTAA
- the LOC108335549 gene encoding annexin D5, translating into MSTLSIPPVIPSPREDAVKLHKAFKGLGCDTSKVINILAHRNGEQRSLIQQEYETTFSELLSKRLSKELHGHLKKAMSLWLHDPPTRDAKIVRKALRPGVSDNQALTESICSRTPSQLRRLKEVYQSNYHSSLETDIEIQLSGDHKKLLLAYVTTPRYEGPELDPVIVEEDAKLLYKAGEKKIGTDEEMFIKIFSEKSSTHLAAVNSAYIASHGHSLEKAIKKETSGSFRYDLLTILRCATDPALYFAKILRRSMKGVGTQDSRLIRVVVTRTEIDMYHIKIAYYKKYGKPLTHAVRSDTSGHYKEFLLSLIGSDY; encoded by the exons ATGTCAACTTTGAGCATACCTCCAGTGATACCATCACCTCGAGAAGATGCTGTCAAGCTGCATAAAGCTTTCAAAG GTCTTGGTTGTGACACGTCTAAAGTTATCAACATCTTAGCTCATAGAAATGGAGAACAACGAAGTCTAATTCAACAAGAATATGAAACCACCTTCTCTGAACTGCTTTCCAAACGTTTATCAAAAGAACTTCATGGCCATCTCAAG AAAGCAATGTCACTATGGCTGCATGATCCTCCAACCAGGGATGCTAAGATAGTGAGAAAAGCCTTAAGACCAGGAGTTTCTGAtaatcaagcattaacagaaagTATATGTTCTCGCACTCCATCACAACTTAGACGATTAAAAGAAGTTTATCAGTCAAATTATCATTCCTCTCTTGAGACAGATATTGAAATCCAACTCAGTGGTGATCATAAAAAG TTGTTGCTTGCATATGTAACTACACCACGTTATGAAGGCCCAGAGTTGGACCCTGTGATTGTAGAAGAAGACGCAAAACTACTGTATAAAGCAGGGGAGAAAAAGATAGGAACTGATGAGGAGATGTTCATCAAGATTTTTAGTGAGAAAAGTAGCACACATTTGGCTGCTGTTAACTCAGCTTACATAGCTTCACATGGACACTCACTTGAAAAG gcaataaagaaagaaacatcTGGCTCTTTTCGATATGACCTCTTGACCATACTGCGTTGTGCTACTGATCCTGCTCTATACTTTGCCAAG ATCTTGCGCAGGTCAATGAAGGGTGTGGGAACTCAAGATAGTAGACTAATAAGGGTAGTTGTGACAAGGACGGAGATAGACATGTACCATATAAAAATAGCATATTATAAGAAATATGGAAAACCATTAACCCATGCTGTTCGTTCTGACACATCAGGCCATTACAAAGAATTTCTCTTGAGTCTTATAGGTTCTGATTATTAG